The stretch of DNA GCCGCGCGGTTATCAGCGACCCGGATTTTGGCGCCGCCTCGACCACCAGCGTGCCGCTGGCGAGCCCGGCAATGATCCGGTTGCGGCTGGGAAAATGGCTGCCGCGCGGTTCGGTGCCCGGGGGCTGTTCGGCCAGCAACAGGCCTTCGCTGGCAATCCGCTCCTGCAGGGCCTCATGCTGAGGCGGATAGGCAATGTCGATCCCGCTGGCGATCACGCCGATGGTCGAAGGGAGCGCGCCTTCATGCGCCGCTCCGTCAATGCCGCGCGCCAGGCCGGACACCACGGTGAAACCTGCCTGTGCAAGCGCCGCAGCGAAATCTCGCGCCAGCTTGACCGCCGCTGCGCTGGCATTGCGCGCGCCGACCATGGCGACACAGGGCCGTTCGGCAAGCGCAAGGTCTCCGCGCCAGGTCAGGATCGGCGGCGCTCCGTCGATTTCCTTCAGCAGGGCGGGATAGGCAGGCTGGTCGTGAAAGAGGTATTTGGCCCCCGCCTTGCGGACCGCCTCGACCTCGCGCTCGATCGTTTCGAGCTTGGCGGGGCGATAGGACCGCCCGCCCCGCGCGGAGAGGTCTGGCAATGCCTCCAGCGCCGCCCCCGCGGTGCCAAAGCGCTGCAACAGCATGGCATAGCTGACCGGCCCGATATTGGGTGAGCGCAGCAGCCGGATGCGCGCAAAAGCCTCGTCCTGCGAGAGCGAGATCACCCCTTGGAACCGACTTTCGGTTCCTCGCCACGCACCAGCCGTCCAACATTGGCGCGATGCTGGACCAGGACGATGACCGCGATCGCGACCAGCGGCCAGCCGACCGCGGGATAGCCCAGCCCCCACGCGACGACGGGCGCGGCAATGACCGTTATCATCGACGAAACCGAAGAGATCCGGCTGAGGGCCAGCGTCGCGGCCCAGATCGCCGCGCAGGCGAGCATCGCCGGCCAGGCAAGCGCGAGCAACACGCCCGCTGCAGTGGCGAAGCCCTTGCCGCCACGAAAGCCGAGCCAGGGCGTGAAACAATGTCCGGCAACCGCCGCCACGGCGGCAATCCCTTCCACGCCAGGCCACAGCTGGGCGACTGCCAGCACTGGCAGTGCACCCTTGGCTGCGTCGAGCAGAACCGTAGCCGCTGCGAGACCCTTGTTGCCGGTTCGCAGCACGTTGGTGGCACCGATGCTCCCGCTGCCGATCTTGCGAACGTCGCCCAATCCCGCGGCGCGGGTCAGCAACAAGCCGAAAGGAATCGATCCGCAGAAAAATCCGAACAGCGCCGCGTAAAGCGTGGTGATCGTGAAACCGCTACCGAAATCCATGCTGCGCGTCCCTGTCCCGTTAGCCCTGATCTTGTCGAAGGGTCGTAGTTCTAATAGGCGCTGCGCAAAAGAAAAAGCAGTCCTTCGACTTGCTCGGGACAAACGGAGCGAATTTGGACGTATCAGCCGCCTCTCCCATACTGCTGTTCGATTCCGGCGTTGGCGGGCTCACCGTGCTTGCCGAGGTGCGCAAGGTGCTGCCCGATACCCCGGTGATCTACGCAGCCGACATGGCTGGCCTGCCCTATGGCGAGAAGAGCGAGGCCGAGATCGCGGCGCGGGTCGCGGGCCTCTTGGGCCGGATGGCCGAACGCTGGCAGCCGCGGCTGGTCTGCATCGCCTGCAATACGGCCTCGACCATCGCGCTGGGCATGGTTCGCGAAGTGCTCGAAGTGCCGATCGTCGGCACCGTCCCCGCGATCAAGCCTGCGGCGGCGCTGACGAAGACCGGCACATTCGCGATCCTCGGCACGGTCGCCACCGTGCGCCAGCCCTATGTCGATGCGCTGGAGGCGGAATTCGCCGTCGGCAAGCGCATGCTGCGCTTCGGTGCGCCGCAGCTCGTCATGCTCGCCGAACGCAAGCTGCGGGGCGGCACGGTTAGCGTGGCCGAAGCCCGCGAGGCGATTGCCGGCTTGCTGGAGCAGCCCGGCGCCGACGAGATCGACGTACTGGTCCACGCGTGCACCCATTTCCCGCTGCTCGATGACGAGTTGCGCGCGGCGCTCGGCCGCGAGGTGGCCTTCGTGCACGGAGCCGAGGGTATCGCACGCCGCATCGCCTACTTGACGCAGGGCCAGGAATTCACTCGGTCCGAACCCGACCGCGCGGTCACCACCGGCGATCTCGCCGACTTCGAGCAGCTTACAGGGGCCTTCGCCGGATACGGCATCGACCGGCTGGAAAAATTCTAGCGCGATGGCCGAAGACCGGACAAAGCTCGTGGAACGCAGCCTCACCCGGCTGGCCGAACGGCGCGGCGACGTGACCGATCCGGTGCTGCAGGCCTTCTATGCCAGACATCCCGATGCACGTGCCTCGTTCGAGCATCACGGTCTCGGCCATATGCGCGAGCTCGAAGGGCGGATGGTTGCCGAGAGCGTGTTCCTGCTGCTGCAATGGGTCGAAGATCCGGCGACCGCGCGGATCGACCAGGGCACCGCGATCGTCCACCACAACGATACGCTGCTGGTCCCATCGCGCTGGTACCTCGGAATGGTCGATGCGGCGCTCGAAGTGCTGTTCGAATCCCTCCCCGCCGAGGCTGCCGACGAACGCGACATGTGGCTGGCCGTGCGCGCCGACTATGCGGGTTTTGTCGAGAGCTTGCGGTCGGAATTCTTTCGCCAAGACGATGGATTGCCACTGCCCGACTTTCCGCCAACGGCCCATACTTAAGAACCGTTCGCAAAGATCGCAGTGGAATTGCTCGACTTTCCGCCCTATGTGCCAGCGGTTTCCAGCCGCGGACGGGCGGCGTTGTGACGGGCGGACCCCGCGTGAACTACGATCAGATTTTCGACGAAGCCATCGACCGCCTGCATGCCGAAGGTCGCTATCGCGTCTTCATCGACATCCTGCGCAATAAGGGCGCCTTCCCGAACGCGCGCTGTTTCGCGGGGCACAACGGGCCCAAGCCGGTCACCGTGTGGTGTTCGAACGACTACCTCGCCATGGGCCAGCACCCCAAGGTCATCGCCGCTATGGAAGAAGCGCTGCATGATGTCGGCGCCGGTTCGGGCGGCACGCGCAACATCGGCGGCAACACCCATTACCACATCCAGCTCGAGCGGGAGCTGGCCGATCTTCATGGCAAGGATGGCGCGCTGCTGTTCACCAGCGGCTATGTCTCGAACGACGCCACGCTCTCGACACTGGCCAAACTGCTCCCGGGCTGCATCATCTTTTCCGACGAGCTCAACCACGCCAGCATGATCGCGGGCATCCGCAATGCCGGTTGCGAGAAGCGCGTATTCCGCCACAACGACGTGGCGCACCTCGAAGAATTGCTCGCTGCGGAAGATCCCTCGATACCCAAGCTGATCGCCTTCGAGAGCGTCTATTCGATGGACGGCGACGTAGCCCCGATCCACGCAATCTGCGACCTGGCCGAGAAATACAACGCGCTCACCTACATCGACGAGGTTCACGCGGTCGGCATGTACGGCAAGCGCGGCGGCGGCATCACCGAGCGCGACGAAGCCGCCCACCGCATCGACATCATCGAGGGCACGCTGGGCAAGGCCTTCGGCGTCATGGGCGGCTACATCGCTGCCGACACCCGGATCATCGACTGTATCCGCAGCTATGCCCCCGGCTTCATCTTCACCACCTCGCTCAGCCCCGTGCTGGTAGCGGGCGTGCTGGCGGCGGTTCGCCACCTCAAGGAATCGAGCGAAGAGCGCGACGGGCAGCAGGCCGCGGCCGCCCTGCTTAAGCAGAAGATGCGCGACGCCGGCCTGCCGGTGATGGACAGCACCACGCACATCGTCCCGCTGATGGTCGGCGATCCGGTCCGCGCGAAGAAAATCAGCGACATCCTGCTCGCCGAATACGGCGTCTATGTGCAGCCGATCAATTTCCCGACCGTGCCGCGCGGGACCGAGCGCCTGCGCTTCACCCCCGGCCCCGCGCATACCGAGGCGCTGATGGACGGCCTGGTCGACGCGCTGGTCGAAATCTGGGGCCGGCTCGAACTGGAGCTCAGGAAGGCGGCCTGATCGGCCGCCCCCTGTTCCTCAGGGCAGGGTCTTCCTAAATAGCGGCGATGCAGGCCCTTGCCTCCAGCCGGTTCCGCGAGAACTCACCCCTGTTCGGGGTCTTGGCCCTGCTCGTGCTCGCTTTCGCGGCCTTGGCCGCTGTCGGACACCAGGTTCCTCGATCCCTTGCAGCCGCGGAGCAAGCCGCGCAGGCCCCGCTTGAAGCCCTTCCGGCCAGCGGCGAAGATGCGGGTATCCTCTTCTCGACCCTCGATCCCGAAGCAGCCCGCGCGCGCAATGCAGCGGTGGGCTTTGCCTATGCCACGTCCGATCCTGCACCCTCGTTCCACTTCCGCGGCAACGGCGTAGACCGCAACCGCGCGCGCGACTGCCTGGCGCTGGCGGCACTGGCCGAAGCGGGCGCGGGCGACGCCGATCAGCGCGCGGTGATGCAGGTGGTGCTCAATCGCGTGCGTCACCCCGCCTTCGCCGGGACCGTATGCGGCGTGGTATTCGAAGGCTCGCAGCGCCCCACCGGGTGCCAGTTCACCTTCACCTGCGACGGCTCGCTGGCGCGGACCTACCCCGAAAGCCTGTGGCGCTCGGCGCGCGCGCGGGCGGAAGAGGCGCTGGGCGGCTATGTCGACGGCAAAGTGGGCAGCGCGACACACTACCATGCAGACTACGTCTATCCCGCCTGGAGCGGAGAGCTGGACAAGATTGCGGCGGTGGGACCGCACCTGTTCTTCCGCTGGAAGGGTGCCTGGGGCAGCAGCCATGCGCTCTCGGCCCGCTATTCCGGCGGCGAACCCGATCCGCTGGCCTTGCGCACGTTGGCGCAAGAGGTCGAGCGGCCCGAAGACCTGCTTCCGCGGCTCGCCGATGCGGGCACGGCGGTGCGCAGCATCACGGCTTCAGACACGCCGCGCGACGCGGGCTTGCTTGCACCGCGACCGACCGCACCCGGATCGCCCGCGCCGGGGGTGCACTTCGTCCTCGTCGGCTCGGGCGATTCCCCCGATGCGCTGGTCGAGCGGGCCCGCGCCCTGTGCCCGGGGGATCGCTATTGCCAGGTCTATGGCTGGGACGATCCGGCGGCGATCCCCGCCAAGCTGCCGCTGCCCTCATCGGCGCGCGCCAGCCTGCGCTTCAGCTTCCTTCCTTCCCGTTCGGGCAATGGTGAAGTTGCCTATTTCGATTGCCGTCTCTTCCCGGCGCCCAGTGCCGGGACCTGCCTTCCCCGCACCCTCAACTGAGGGTCTGGCCGCCCTTCCCCTTGCGTGTTAGCCTTGCCGCGAGGGAGAGAGGCATGGCCACACAGCTCGACAAGAGCCGGCTCGACACGGGCACGCTCGATATTCATCCGATGACCCCCGCGATCGGCGCGGAAATCCTCAACATCGATCTTGGCGTACCTGACATTGCCGACCGTGTGCCCGAAATCCGCGCCGCCCTGCTGAAGTACGGGGTGATCTTCTTTCGCGACCAGAACCTGACGCAGGAACAGCACATTGCCTTTGCGCGGCACTTCGGCGAACTCGAGATCCATCCGGCGACGCCCAGGGACCAGCCAAATCCCGAAGTGCTGCGGATCGCGCATGGGCCCGATAGCCGAGGGCAGGAGAACAACTGGCATTCGGACGTCACCTGGCGCGAATGCCCATCGCTCGGCTCGATCCTCTATGCGCGCGAAGTCCCGCCTGTCGGCGGCGACACGCTGTTCGCCAATATGCACCTGGCCTACGAGCGCCTGTCGGAGCAGATGCAGCGCTTCTGCGAAGGCCTGACCGCGGTGCACGACATCGCCCGCGTCTTCGCCCGCCGCCTCGGCAAGGCGCCCGAGGAACTGCATGCGAAATACCCGCCGATGCATCATCCGGTGATCCGCACGCACCCGGAGACGGGCGAACGCGCG from Erythrobacter mangrovi encodes:
- the dprA gene encoding DNA-processing protein DprA, whose amino-acid sequence is MISLSQDEAFARIRLLRSPNIGPVSYAMLLQRFGTAGAALEALPDLSARGGRSYRPAKLETIEREVEAVRKAGAKYLFHDQPAYPALLKEIDGAPPILTWRGDLALAERPCVAMVGARNASAAAVKLARDFAAALAQAGFTVVSGLARGIDGAAHEGALPSTIGVIASGIDIAYPPQHEALQERIASEGLLLAEQPPGTEPRGSHFPSRNRIIAGLASGTLVVEAAPKSGSLITARLAGEAGREVMAIPGSPLDARSHGCNQLIREGAVLVNAPEDVVELLSGFDGTPRSRVCDGVPIFDFAPGELAAAEPAELADLLTTAPVPVDELIRQSGGNAAAVQLALLELEIAGRLERHAGGRVSLGGEEIV
- a CDS encoding TauD/TfdA dioxygenase family protein codes for the protein MATQLDKSRLDTGTLDIHPMTPAIGAEILNIDLGVPDIADRVPEIRAALLKYGVIFFRDQNLTQEQHIAFARHFGELEIHPATPRDQPNPEVLRIAHGPDSRGQENNWHSDVTWRECPSLGSILYAREVPPVGGDTLFANMHLAYERLSEQMQRFCEGLTAVHDIARVFARRLGKAPEELHAKYPPMHHPVIRTHPETGERAIYVNVGFTSHIEGLSDKESRWLLDHLYATAMDVEIQCRFRWRENSIAFWDNRVCQHLAVSDYFPARRVMERVTIAGDRPYLEG
- the plsY gene encoding glycerol-3-phosphate 1-O-acyltransferase PlsY, producing the protein MDFGSGFTITTLYAALFGFFCGSIPFGLLLTRAAGLGDVRKIGSGSIGATNVLRTGNKGLAAATVLLDAAKGALPVLAVAQLWPGVEGIAAVAAVAGHCFTPWLGFRGGKGFATAAGVLLALAWPAMLACAAIWAATLALSRISSVSSMITVIAAPVVAWGLGYPAVGWPLVAIAVIVLVQHRANVGRLVRGEEPKVGSKG
- a CDS encoding cell wall hydrolase; protein product: MQALASSRFRENSPLFGVLALLVLAFAALAAVGHQVPRSLAAAEQAAQAPLEALPASGEDAGILFSTLDPEAARARNAAVGFAYATSDPAPSFHFRGNGVDRNRARDCLALAALAEAGAGDADQRAVMQVVLNRVRHPAFAGTVCGVVFEGSQRPTGCQFTFTCDGSLARTYPESLWRSARARAEEALGGYVDGKVGSATHYHADYVYPAWSGELDKIAAVGPHLFFRWKGAWGSSHALSARYSGGEPDPLALRTLAQEVERPEDLLPRLADAGTAVRSITASDTPRDAGLLAPRPTAPGSPAPGVHFVLVGSGDSPDALVERARALCPGDRYCQVYGWDDPAAIPAKLPLPSSARASLRFSFLPSRSGNGEVAYFDCRLFPAPSAGTCLPRTLN
- the murI gene encoding glutamate racemase, whose translation is MDVSAASPILLFDSGVGGLTVLAEVRKVLPDTPVIYAADMAGLPYGEKSEAEIAARVAGLLGRMAERWQPRLVCIACNTASTIALGMVREVLEVPIVGTVPAIKPAAALTKTGTFAILGTVATVRQPYVDALEAEFAVGKRMLRFGAPQLVMLAERKLRGGTVSVAEAREAIAGLLEQPGADEIDVLVHACTHFPLLDDELRAALGREVAFVHGAEGIARRIAYLTQGQEFTRSEPDRAVTTGDLADFEQLTGAFAGYGIDRLEKF
- the hemA gene encoding 5-aminolevulinate synthase is translated as MNYDQIFDEAIDRLHAEGRYRVFIDILRNKGAFPNARCFAGHNGPKPVTVWCSNDYLAMGQHPKVIAAMEEALHDVGAGSGGTRNIGGNTHYHIQLERELADLHGKDGALLFTSGYVSNDATLSTLAKLLPGCIIFSDELNHASMIAGIRNAGCEKRVFRHNDVAHLEELLAAEDPSIPKLIAFESVYSMDGDVAPIHAICDLAEKYNALTYIDEVHAVGMYGKRGGGITERDEAAHRIDIIEGTLGKAFGVMGGYIAADTRIIDCIRSYAPGFIFTTSLSPVLVAGVLAAVRHLKESSEERDGQQAAAALLKQKMRDAGLPVMDSTTHIVPLMVGDPVRAKKISDILLAEYGVYVQPINFPTVPRGTERLRFTPGPAHTEALMDGLVDALVEIWGRLELELRKAA